One stretch of Prunus persica cultivar Lovell chromosome G1, Prunus_persica_NCBIv2, whole genome shotgun sequence DNA includes these proteins:
- the LOC18793185 gene encoding MDIS1-interacting receptor like kinase 2, producing the protein MTSFTYAKLCFLPYCLVIFLFVSSPNWVAFPSATSTSHTEAEALLKWKASFFPNQALNNLTWYDLPTHNINATNSSSTNPKPRTSPCTWTGVSCNSARSVNKIELVNRGLQGTLHEFSFLSFPNLEYLNLSLNKLFDAIPPQISNLSKLHYLDLSWNNFSGRIPPEIGLLRNLTYLYLYDNKLSGLIPKEIGNLKSLVYLALSSNNLSGLIPPNIGNLINLNTLYLYSNQLSGLIPKEIGNLKSLVNLSLSYNNLTGVIPPNIGNLINLNTLHLYSNQLSGLIPKEIGNLKSLNTLHLYSNQLSGLIPKEIGNLKSLIKLNLGKNQLNGSLPVSIGELRNLENFHLADNQLSGPIPQEIENLKKLTNLQLSINQFSGYLPHNICQGGKLTNFTVFRNHLTGPIPKSLKNCTSLFRLRLDQNQFTGNISEDFGIYPNLHFMDVSHNNFYGEISHNWQKSPKLTTLRLAGNNLTGSIPPEIGNATQIQELDLSSNHLVGLIPMGFGRLTFLERLMLNGNQLLGRIPSEFGSLTDLDYLDLSTNKFSDSIPSILGDLLKLYHLNLSNNKLSQAIPLQLGKLVQLNELDLSHNSLEGSIPSAISNMESLMILNLSHNNLSGSIPSSFEEMHGLSYVDISYNHLEGPLPNIKAFQEAPPERLEGNKGLCGKVGALLPPCNAHGSKKDHKVISVLAVFVLLSALFIIVFVIMQRRKKHQDTKQNHMHGEISFSVLNFDGKSMYEEIIRATEDFDSIYCIGNGGHGSVYKVNFSSGDVVAVKKLHMLWDGETKFQKEFLNEVRALSEIRHRNIVKLYGFCAHKRHSFLVYEYLERGSLAAMLSKNEEAKELGWSKRVNIVKGLAHALSYMHHDCLPPIVHRDISSKNILLDSEYEACVSDFGTAKFLNPDSTNWTAAAGTYGYMAPELAYTMEVNENCDVYSFGVVTLEIIMGKHPGDLFSSFLSISSSSSSSSSSALAAHQIPIVDVLDQRISPPTHQVANEVVSLVKIAFSCLNSSPKSRPIMKQVSHFLSNSMLHLSKPIHMMTCGELLALDPLVT; encoded by the exons ATGACATCTTTCACTTACGCTAAACTTTGCTTCCTCCCTTATTGCCTTGTCATCTTCTTGTTTGTTTCATCACCAAATTGGGTTGCTTTTCCTTCTGCTACTTCTACTTCTCATACTGAGGCAGAGGCTCTTCTCAAATGGAAAGCCAgcttctttccaaatcaagccCTCAATAACCTCACCTGGTACGACCTTCCCACTCATAATATTAATGCCACCAATTCTTCCAGCACCAATCCAAAACCAAGAACAAGCCCATGCACTTGGACTGGTGTTTCATGCAACTCAGCTAGAAGTGTCAACAAGATAGAGCTTGTCAATAGGGGTTTACAAGGTACGCTACATGAGTTTTCATTCTTGTCCTTCCCTAATCTTGAATATCTTAACCTCAGTCTGAACAAACTCTTTGATGCCATCCCACCTCAAATCAGTAACCTCTCCAAACTCCACTATCTTGATCTCTCTTGGAATAACTTTTCTGGGAGAATTCCACCAGAAATTGGTCTCTTAAGAAATCTTACCTATCTTTATCTCTATGATAATAAACTTTCTGGTTTGATTCCCAAGGAGATAGGGAACTTGAAATCTCTTGTATATCTAGCATTGTCCTCCAACAATTTAAGTGGTCTCATCCCTCCAAATATTGGTAACTTAATAAACCTAAACACTTTGTACTTGTATTCCAATCAACTTTCTGGTTTGATTCCCAAGGAGATAGGGAACTTGAAATCTCTTGTAAATCTATCGTTGTCCTACAATAATTTAACTGGTGTCATCCCTCCAAATATTGGTAACTTAATAAACCTAAACACTTTGCACTTGTATTCCAATCAACTTTCTGGTTTGATTCCCAAGGAGATAGGGAACTTGAAATCTCTAAACACTTTGCACTTGTATTCCAATCAACTTTCTGGTTTGATTCCCAAGGAGATAGGGAACTTGAAATCTCTTATAAAACTAAATTTGGGTAAGAATCAACTCAATGGTTCACTTCCCGTTTCAATCGGTGAGTTGCGCAACTTGGAAAACTTCCACCTAGCTGATAACCAACTTTCCGGCCCTATACCCCAAGAGATAGAGAATCTCAAGAAGTTGACTAATTTGCAGTTGAGTATAAACCAATTTTCTGGTTATTTGCCCCACAATATTTGCCAAGGCGGAAAACTCACAAACTTTACAGTATTCAGAAACCATTTGACTGGTCCAATCCCCAAAAGCTTGAAAAACTGCACGAGCTTATTCAGACTTCGTCTTGACCAGAACCAATTCACAGGCAATATATCTGAAGACTTTGGCATTTATCCGAATCTTCATTTTATGGATGTAAGCCATAACAACTTTTATGGAGAGATCTCACACAATTGGCAAAAAAGCCCAAAGTTGACAACCCTACGACTTGCGGGAAACAACCTAACTGGGAGCATCCCACCTGAGATAGGCAATGCAACCCAAATTCAAGAGCTAGATCTCTCTTCAAATCATTTAGTTGGGTTGATTCCAATGGGATTTGGAAGACTGACTTTTTTGGAGAGGTTGATGTTGAATGGAAATCAACTTTTAGGTCGTATACCCTCTGAATTCGGATCATTGACTGATCTTGATTATCTTGACTTGTCAACAAATAAATTCAGTGACTCAATTCCCAGCATTCTAGGTGACTTGCTCAAATTATACCATCTGAATTTGAGCAACAACAAGTTATCTCAAGCAATTCCACTTCAGTTGGGGAAGTTAGTTCAATTGAACGAGCTGGATTTAAGTCATAACTCTCTTGAAGGTAGCATACCATCAGCAATAAGCAATATGGAGAGTTTGATGATTCTCAATCTTTCCCACAACAATCTTTCGGGTTCCATACCATCAAGTTTCGAAGAGATGCATGGCTTGTCGTACGTTGACATATCCTACAATCACTTGGAAGGTCCCCTTCCCAACATCAAGGCATTTCAAGAAGCTCCGCCAGAAAGATTGGAAGGGAACAAAGGATTGTGTGGCAAAGTTGGAGCTCTGCTACCACCCTGCAATGCACATGGCTCAAAAAAGGACCACAAGGTCATATCTGTTCTAGCAGTATTTGTACTTCTATCTGCTCTCTTTATAATTGTCTTTGTAATAAtgcaaagaaggaagaagcaTCAAGATACTAAACAAAACCACATGCATGGAGAAATTTCCTTTTcggttttaaattttgatggaAAATCAATGTATGAGGAAATCATAAGGGCAACAGAAGATTTTGATTCCATATACTGCATTGGGAATGGAGGACATGGAAGCGTCTACAAGGTGAATTTTTCATCTGGAGATGTAGTGGCCGTGAAGAAACTCCATATGCTATGGGATGGCGAGACAAAATTTCAGAAGGAGTTCTTGAATGAAGTAAGGGCACTCAGTGAGATAAGACATCGGAATATTGTGAAGCTCTATGGTTTCTGCGCACATAAACGACACTCGTTTTTGGTGTATGAGTATCTAGAAAGAGGTAGCTTGGCCGCAATGTTGAGCAAAAATGAAGAAGCTAAAGAGTTGGGGTGGAGTAAAAGAGTGAATATTGTTAAAGGCTTAGCTCATGCCTTGTCTTACATGCACCACGATTGCCTGCCACCGATTGTACATCGTGACATCTCAAGCAAGAACATTTTGTTGGATTCTGAATATGAGGCGTGTGTTTCAGACTTTGGCACAGCTAAGTTTTTAAATCCAGACTCAACTAATTGGACTGCCGCTGCAGGCACGTATGGCTACATGGCACCAG AGCTTGCTTACACAATGGAAGTGAATGAGAACTGCGATGTTTATAGCTTTGGTGTGGTCACATTGGAAATAATTATGGGAAAGCATCCTGGAGATCTTTTCTCGTCTTTCTTATCAATCTcttcatcctcctcctcctcatcatcatctgcATTAGCAGCCCATCAAATACCAATTGTGGATGTTTTGGACCAACGCATTTCCCCTCCGACGCATCAAGTTGCAAATGAAGTGGTCTCTCTTGTGAAGATAGCATTTTCATGCTTGAATTCCAGCCCGAAATCTCGTCCAATAATGAAACAAGTTTCTCATTTCCTCTCAAATTCGATGCTGCATTTGTCGAAGCCGATACATATGATGACATGTGGTGAATTGCTTGCTCTTGATCCTTTGGTTACCTGA
- the LOC18792598 gene encoding sarcoplasmic reticulum histidine-rich calcium-binding protein, producing MQLYNSMHLPSEPHPCQAQAPLEFGLKALNLDLKKNTPHKNCSMMLSDLLSPTSSSLLSGDYIGMESSVDVQKDCEKDQVVPNDDEEEEEEGQSGNFRQRLMGRREQKWAMRNKEFPPPIPLLARTENLPSHMPWVLKRHYTSDGRLILTEEKVRHHEYFRAHRSNGRLTLQLVPLDDEVLISPVACDEGNKDGNGNDNEYDDQDPQCDDHGDHDDEEYDEGKKDGNGNGNENEYDDQDPQCDDHGDHDDEEYDEDIDGDDDDGYVDDDDHVVEDQSISGNIGGSAAGKCFNFNSVGTGSPCIFGVPVPAIRQVHS from the coding sequence ATGCAGCTATATAACTCTATGCATCTCCCCAGTGAGCCTCACCCATGCCAAGCTCAAGCCCCTCTAGAATTTGGTCTCAAGGCCTTAAATCTTGACCTCAAAAAAAACACCCCTCACAAAAACTGCTCCATGATGCTGTCTGATCTTCTCTCTCCAacttcttcatctctcttgTCTGGAGACTATATTGGAATGGAGAGCTCTGTGGACGTGCAGAAAGACTGTGAGAAGGACCAGGTGGTGCCAaatgatgatgaggaggaggaggaggagggtcAAAGTGGTAATTTCAGGCAGAGGCTGATGGGTAGGAGGGAGCAAAAATGGGCAATGAGGAACAAGGAGTTTCCTCCTCCTATACCTTTGTTGGCTCGCACTGAGAACTTGCCTTCTCATATGCCTTGGGTGTTGAAAAGGCATTATACAAGTGATGGGAGGTTGATTTTGACTGAGGAGAAGGTTAGGCACCATGAGTACTTCAGGGCTCATAGGTCTAATGGCAGGCTCACTTTGCAGCTTGTGCCTTTGGATGATGAAGTTTTGATTTCCCCAGTTGCTTGTGATGAGGGAAATAAAGATGGGAATGGGAATGATAATGAGTATGATGATCAGGACCCACAATGTGATGATCATGGTGatcatgatgatgaagaatatGATGAGGGAAAAAAAGATGGGAATGGAAATGGGAATGAGAATGAGTATGATGATCAGGACCCACAATGTGATGATCATGGTGatcatgatgatgaagaatatGATGAGGATattgatggtgatgatgatgatggttatgttgatgatgatgatcatgtGGTTGAAGATCAATCAATAAGTGGGAATATTGGCGGATCAGCAGCAGGGAAGTGCTTCAATTTCAACAGTGTGGGAACAGGATCACCTTGCATCTTTGGAGTGCCAGTGCCGGCCATCAGGCAGGTTCACagttaa
- the LOC18793743 gene encoding 60S ribosomal protein L30 yields MVVPKKTKKTHESINTRLALVMKSGKYTLGYKTVIDSLRNSKGKLIIISNNCPPLRKSEIEYYAMLAKVGVHHYNGNNVDLGTACGKYFRVSCLSIIDAGDSDIIKTLPGGQ; encoded by the exons ATGGTGGTGccgaagaagacgaagaagaccCATGAGAGCATCAACACCAGGCTCGCTCTGGTGATGAAGAGTGGCAAGTACACTCTGGGGTACAAGACAGTCATCGACTCTCTTCGTAACTCCAAAG GGAAGTTGATTATAATTTCTAACAACTGCCCTCCTCTGCGGAAGTCTGAAATCGAATACTACGCTATGCTCGCCAAGGTTGGAGTTCACCACTACAATGGAA aCAATGTTGATCTCGGTACAGCATGTGGAAAGTATTTCCGAGTTTCATGCCTTAGCATCATTGATGCAG GTGATTCGGATATTATCAAGACGCTGCCTGGTGGTCAGTGA